One Nostoc sp. CENA543 genomic window, GAAATCAGCCAAAAGACCGTGGTACGATGCTTTCGGTAAACGGTAAATGTGAAGATTGGGAGAAGACCTTTGACACTACGGGTTGCTGTTGTTGGGTCAGGCCCAGCTGGTTCCTCTGCTGCTGAAACACTAGCAAAGGCTGGGATTGAAACCTACCTGTTTGAGCGTAAGCTCGATAACGCCAAGCCTTGCGGGGGTGCGATACCTCTGTGCATGGTGAGTGAATTTGATCTACCACCAGAAATTATTGATCGGCAAGTGCGGAAGATGAAAATGATTTCACCTTCCAATCGTGAGGTTGATATCAATCTATTAAATCAAGAAGAATATATAGGAATGTGCCGCCGCGAAGTGCTAGATGGCTTCTTGCGGAATCGGGCGGCGAAATTGGGTGCGGTTTTAATTAATGCCACTGTTCATAAAGTAGATATACCATCAAATAACACTGATCCATATACTATTCACTATGTTGATCATAGTGAAGGTGCTGCAACAGGGATTGCTAAAAGCCTGAAAGTGGATTTGATTATCGGGGCGGATGGTGCTAATTCCCGCATAGCGAAAGAAATGGATGCTGGGGATTATAACTATGCGATCGCATTCCAAGAGCGAATTCGCCTGCCCGAAGATAAAATGGCATACTACAACGAACTTGCCGAAATGTACGTTGGTAACGACGTTTCCACAGACTTCTACGCTTGGGTATTCCCCAAATATGATCACGTTGCGGTGGGAACCGGCACCATGCACGTTAACAAAGCCAGCATCAAACAACTGCAAGCTGGTATCCGCGCCCGTGCTACCGAAAAACTAGCAGGTGGTAAAATCATCAAAGTAGAAGCCCATCCCATCCCTGAACATCCCCGTCCCCGTCGTGTTGTAGGACGAATTGCCCTAGTGGGAGACGCAGCAGGCTATGTCACCAAATCTTCTGGTGAAGGGATTTACTTTGCTGCTAAATCTGGAAGAATGTGTGCAGAAACCATTGTGGAAGTTTCCCAAAACGGTAGCCGCATTCCCACCGAAAAAGAAATCAAGCTGTATCTCCAACGCTGGGATAAAAAATACGGACTCACTTACAAAGTCCTCGACATCCTACAAACAGTCTTCTATCGTTCCGACGCAACCCGCGAAGCATTCGTCGAAATGTGCGCTGACTTGGATGTCCAAAAGCTGACCTTTGATAGCTATCTGTATAAAACAGTCGTCCCCGCTAACCCCATCACTCAGTTAAAGATTACCGCCAAAACCATTGGTAGTTTGCTGCGCGGTAACGCTTTAGCACCCTAATTCTAGGGCATGGGGCATTGGGCATTGGGCATTAGGGTACAATCTACCTTGTCCACCTTGTCTATTAATTTCCCATTCCCCATTCCCCATTCCCCAATTTAAATAGCACTCCCTAGATTCTGCCAATAGGGAGTGCTATTTAGTTTCAGCAAGATTTAGCTTTGATTTGTAGCGATGTGTTTGTCAATTTGCGAGTAAAGCTTACTTGTAGGGTAATCAATACAGAGACATCTAGACACGCGCAGGGCGACTGCTTGAAGAGTAGAATCTACCGTAATTCCCTACATTGCAAACTGCACCTTCCTCTGTTCCATTGTTCAGGAAATTGAGCAAGATTTCATTCAACTACTGATGTGGTAGCACCCTCACTTGATGGTGGGAGGCTGGGCAATTCTAGACAGTATCCCGCACCATACACAGTTTTAATATAGCGAGGGTGGCGGGGATCAGGTTCTAGCTTGGTTCGGAGGTGACGGATATGCACACGAATGGTCTCTATGTCATCGTCAGGGTCGTATCCCCAAACTTCTCTGAGGATTTCACTGGGTGAGACGGTTTGACCATGACGTTGCAGCAAACAATGCAGTAATTCAAATTCAAGGTGAGTAAGTTTTACCGTTTGGTGAAACCAAATCGCCTCGAATCTTTCTGGAACTAGGGTTAAAGGGCCATAGTTCAAAATTTCGCTATGTTTTGCAGCTTGAGGAATGCGGTCAGTCCGTCGCAGTAGGGCGCGGACTCGCGCCAGCATTTCTTCCACCTCAAAGGGTTTGGTGAGATAGTCGTCTGCGCCAGCGTTGAAACCTTCTACCTTATCTTGAGTTTGACTAAGGGCAGTCAGCATCAAAACGGGTATTTCGGCTGTACGTTCGTCCCGACGCAGGCGTTGACAAACTGTAAAACCATCCACTCTTGGCAACATCAGATCAAGCATGATCAAGTCTGGTTGCAACTGGAGAGCTAGGGCTTGACCTTTAATTCCATCTTCGGCTTGACTTACATCGTAGCCAGCCATTTCCAAGTTGACGGCAACGAGTTCTGAAATTGCTGGGTCATCGTCTATGACAAGAATCCTCGGCATTCTTAAAAAATTATTACTACTTATTAAGGATAAATAAGAACCTTTGGTAGATACAAAGATTTCTGTCTTGATTATAAAAAAGATTTTAAATCTAACATAAACCTTAAAACTAACGAAATTGTGAAATCAGGAATAAATTACCTGAAATCCGCGCTCTAATGTGTTACGCTCCCTACAAATCCTCTAGGTTTGTCCAAAATTGATTGTAAGCTGCCAACGGGGAAATACATAATTCTTAAAACACAATTCTTAATACAAGGTGACTTTTCTGAATTTTAGGCGTTTTGAGCAAATGTTGGGATGGAACTTGGGCTAGATCAGCAGTCAAAATGCTGGTCACAAAGTTTTCACCCGTGATGTTATCACATGGTCATAAAATGAGTGAGCGATCGCAGCAAAAATATTTTGAGATCACCTGTAATTCGCTGAATCATTCAGCTACATAAACAAAGCCTGCTGTTGCAGGCTTAATGTATAAAGTAGTCAAATACTGTTTCAATCAGGCTAGCTTCTATTTTTCAGTTTGACTGACTAGATAGATGCTGGCTTTTTCTTGAGTAATTGGCTTCCTAATGATGCGACAGCCAATAAACCTAAAATTGCTCCAGGTTCAGGAATCAATGTAGCTGTTAACTGACCACCATTATCTAAGCGACAATTGGGGAAAGTATCACAAATTTCGGGAGACAGGTCATCTTTTAAGAAAATTCTAGCGGTTTCTAGTCCTTCTTCTGGATTTACGTAGGTGTAGAAATATAAACCTGAAACTGTGCTGTTGAAGTCAATCCCTAAATCAAAACCATTGGCTGTGTCAAAGTTACCAGTTTGCAATACTTTTTTGGTAACTGTATCAAAGTTGAAATTAAAACTCGTATCAGCAGGATTAGGCAAACTGTAATTAAATGCCTGAAGAAGATTGCCACTGGGGTCAAAGAAGGAAATCGCAAACTCACTCAGCTGATCTTTAGAGATGACACTGCCTTGATAAATGTCATCATAGCTGAATTCTCCTGTGGCTGTATAACCTTGATCTCCCCTCCAATCCAGCTTAAATGCAGCAGCATCAGCA contains:
- the chlP gene encoding geranylgeranyl reductase; its protein translation is MTLRVAVVGSGPAGSSAAETLAKAGIETYLFERKLDNAKPCGGAIPLCMVSEFDLPPEIIDRQVRKMKMISPSNREVDINLLNQEEYIGMCRREVLDGFLRNRAAKLGAVLINATVHKVDIPSNNTDPYTIHYVDHSEGAATGIAKSLKVDLIIGADGANSRIAKEMDAGDYNYAIAFQERIRLPEDKMAYYNELAEMYVGNDVSTDFYAWVFPKYDHVAVGTGTMHVNKASIKQLQAGIRARATEKLAGGKIIKVEAHPIPEHPRPRRVVGRIALVGDAAGYVTKSSGEGIYFAAKSGRMCAETIVEVSQNGSRIPTEKEIKLYLQRWDKKYGLTYKVLDILQTVFYRSDATREAFVEMCADLDVQKLTFDSYLYKTVVPANPITQLKITAKTIGSLLRGNALAP
- a CDS encoding response regulator transcription factor, which gives rise to MPRILVIDDDPAISELVAVNLEMAGYDVSQAEDGIKGQALALQLQPDLIMLDLMLPRVDGFTVCQRLRRDERTAEIPVLMLTALSQTQDKVEGFNAGADDYLTKPFEVEEMLARVRALLRRTDRIPQAAKHSEILNYGPLTLVPERFEAIWFHQTVKLTHLEFELLHCLLQRHGQTVSPSEILREVWGYDPDDDIETIRVHIRHLRTKLEPDPRHPRYIKTVYGAGYCLELPSLPPSSEGATTSVVE
- a CDS encoding PEP-CTERM sorting domain-containing protein (PEP-CTERM proteins occur, often in large numbers, in the proteomes of bacteria that also encode an exosortase, a predicted intramembrane cysteine proteinase. The presence of a PEP-CTERM domain at a protein's C-terminus predicts cleavage within the sorting domain, followed by covalent anchoring to some some component of the (usually Gram-negative) cell surface. Many PEP-CTERM proteins exhibit an unusual sequence composition that includes large numbers of potential glycosylation sites. Expression of one such protein has been shown restore the ability of a bacterium to form floc, a type of biofilm.), yielding MKSICNRITAKVAVIAVTSMAALFNVESADAAAFKLDWRGDQGYTATGEFSYDDIYQGSVISKDQLSEFAISFFDPSGNLLQAFNYSLPNPADTSFNFNFDTVTKKVLQTGNFDTANGFDLGIDFNSTVSGLYFYTYVNPEEGLETARIFLKDDLSPEICDTFPNCRLDNGGQLTATLIPEPGAILGLLAVASLGSQLLKKKPASI